A portion of the Gossypium arboreum isolate Shixiya-1 chromosome 8, ASM2569848v2, whole genome shotgun sequence genome contains these proteins:
- the LOC108468738 gene encoding uncharacterized protein LOC108468738: MWSKKMQLEKGDSLAAGYISELCDFTCINVTQNEFQELRNIWASWDDETKRLFYQNFGYLPYLLDIKVDKHLFRAMAQFWNPAYSCFTFENVDFVPTVEEYTTLLHCPKVQVDRAYSKAANALPFVKKLMSITGMSEHWVTARIQQKGDGKYIPWVSLRDLIVAHLDMKKKVDVFALSIYGLVVFPKVLRHIDEAITDLFDRLDKRVTPVPKADRVSYRVLFENYSLLKEIIAAPKKDDILEENWIILLRNLQEDDVEWRALWLVPLPGIWGAVGYASLLILRQYRSRQFIPTTYELAQSEFSYRENNFKKKAREISDAWKQICQMKKLAVGLMTTPEYNGWLSKRINDNVPGPNLKGIQSMEEYLQVIPSELEIIKQNFKKRNSELGKKIK, from the exons ATGTGGTCAAAGAAGATGCAACTTGAGAAAGGGGATAGTCTAGCTGCGGGGTATATATCGGAGCTGTGTGACTTCACTTGCATCAATGTGACACAGAATGAGTTCCAAGAATTGAGGAATATATGGGCCAGTTGGGATGATGAGACTAAGCGTCTGTTCTATCAAAATTTCGGCTACCTACCCTACCTGCTCGACATCAAGGTAGACAAACATTTGTTCCGGGCTatggctcagttttggaaccccgCATACAGTTGCTTCACATTCGAGAATGTGGACTTCgtacctactgtggaggagtatACAACTTTGCTTCATTGTCCAAAGGTTCAAGTCGATAGAGCTTATTCTAAGGCCGCTAATGCCCTACCTTTTGTAAAGAAATTAATGAGTATCACTGGAATGAGTGAACATTGGGTTACAGCCCGAATTCAGCAGAAAGGTGATGGTAAATACATTCCATGGGTGAGTTTGAGGGACTTGATTGTAGCACATCTGGACATGAAGAAGAAAGTTGACGTCTTCGCCTTGAGTATCTATGGTTTGGTGGTTTTCCCCAAAGTTTTAAGGCATATAGATGAAGCGATTACAGATTTATTTGATCGACTTGACAAAAGAGTCACACCAGTACCC AAGGCGGATAGAGTTTCTTATCGGGTTCTTTTTGAGAATTACTCCCTGTTAAAAGAAATAATAGCCGCGCCCAAGAAAGATGACATATTAGAGGAGAATTGGATCATACTCCTTCGAAATCTCCAAGAGGATgatgttgaatggagagctcTTTGGTTG GTTCCTTTGCCTGGAATTTGGGGAGCCGTTGGATATGCCTCTTTACTTATTTTAAGACAGTACAGATCAAGACAATTTATACCAACGACATATGAACTAGCCCAGAGTGAGTTCTCGTATAGGGAGAATAATTTTAAGAAGAAGGCTCGAGAGATTTCTGATGCTTGGAAACAGATATGCCAGATGAAGAAATTGGCTGTAGGATTAATGACGACTCCTGAATACAATGGGTGGTTGAGTAAAAGGATCAACGATAATGTCCCTGGGCCGAATTTAAAGGGTATTCAATCGATGGAAGAATACTTGCAAGTAATCCCCTCCGAGTTAGAAATCATCAAACAAAACTTCAAAAAGCGAAATTCAGAGTTAGGGAAGAAGATAAAGTAA